The genomic DNA CCACCCCCGCAGAGTTCCAGGAGGGTGCCGTCTCGCGCGACGAGCTGAACGCCCTGCAGGCCGACCCGCCCCAGTGGCTGAGGGAGCTGCGGCGCAACGGCCCGCACCCCCGGCCCGTGGTCGCGGCCCGGCTCGGCGTCTCCATTTCGGGCCTCGCCCGCGGAGGGGTCACCGAGGCCCTCACCACCGGCCAGATCGAGGCCCTGAGGACCGAGAACCCCGAGTGGCTGCGGAGGGAGCGGGCCACGCAGGCGGAGGTCCGCAAGGATGCCGAGCGGATCAGGGAGAAGCGCGCCGGGCGGAGTGCCGCCCCGCGGAGCTGACGACCGCGCCCCGCATCCCCGGCCCGTCGCCGCAGGGGCGGCGGGGCCCCGGCCCGGCCGCCCCGAAGGGGGAGGCCGGGCCGATCCGTACGCCGGCCGCCACCGGCGGGAGGCCCGGCGGGGGGCCCGGCGGGGGCTTCGGCCGGCCCGGCCGCAGGCCTACCGGGCCGTCCGGCCCCCGGGCCGCCGTCTCGGCCGCCGCCCCGGCCGCCCCGACCTGCTGGCGCGGGGCCTCCGGGCTGCCCCGCGGGTGGCCGCCGGCCCCCGGAAGCGGACCGCCCCCGGGGGCGGTCCGGCAGTGTCCTGCCTCTCTCCCCGCCGGACGCACCGCGGCGCACGACGCGACGCGAGGTACCTGCCGCGTGGCGCCCCGCCCTCGGGAGGACCGCGCCGAGCGGCCCGCCCCGCGGACCGGAGGCGCGGTCGGGGCCCGGTTCCCGCCGGCCCGGGCGCCGTCTCCGCGACGGCTCCTTGAATCTCCCCCGGGGAGCTCCTAGCGTGCGGTGCTGCACGAAGCGGGAGCGAGGAGGACCCATGACGGCGTTCGTACTGGTGGGAGAGGTCTTCACCGGCGGGTGGATCTGGGACGAGGTGGCGGATCTGCTGCGGGGGGCGGGCGCGGAGGTGCACACGGCGACGCTTCCGGCGGATTCCGGCACCGACCTGGACGCGCACGTCCGGCACGTGGCGGGGCTCGTCGACGGGGCCGCCGCGGCGGAGGTCGTGCTCGTCGGGCACGGCTACGGCATCCACCCCGTGCTCGGCGCCGCCGACCTGCGCCCCGCGCGGACCGCCCGGATCGTCCACCTCGACGCGGGCATGCCCCGGAACGGGGACCCGGCGCTGAGGCTGGTCCCCGACGAGGCGGTGCGCGAGCGGCTGCTGCGGCCGGACGCCGGGGACGAGCCGGTGGAGCCGCCCGCCACGCCCGGCGCGTGGAACCGCTGGGGCAGCACCGAAGGCGTGTCCGCCGGCGCCCTGGAGCGGCTCACCCGGCTCGCAGTGCCGCAGCCGCCGCGCACCCTGACCGCGCCTCTCCGGCTGGCCGGCGCGGCCGCGGAGGTGCCGGCGACCGGGGTGCTCTGCAGTGCCAACGGGCCGGGGATCGACACGGTCCAGGGGCTCGCGGACCTGGGGGACCCCCGCCTCCGGGAGCTCGCCGCCCGCCGCGTGACGTTCTTC from Streptomyces sp. MRC013 includes the following:
- a CDS encoding DUF5997 family protein, translated to MTSHRTTQTMKPATAAKKLGVYLEATPAEFQEGAVSRDELNALQADPPQWLRELRRNGPHPRPVVAARLGVSISGLARGGVTEALTTGQIEALRTENPEWLRRERATQAEVRKDAERIREKRAGRSAAPRS